One Panicum virgatum strain AP13 chromosome 9K, P.virgatum_v5, whole genome shotgun sequence genomic region harbors:
- the LOC120651530 gene encoding nicotianamine aminotransferase 1-like: protein MEGGGSSRRWRFASPNPAVAAAGERSIQRHLRDLHGCLDERGPRPVIPLSHGDPSSSLSFRTAPEAVEAVAAALLSGDFDGYASRDTNLAACRAVAEYLSCDLPYKLSPDDVLLTSGCTQAIETVMSVLGQQGFNILLPRPGYPKHEAHAVFHKMEVRHYDLVPERGWEVDLEAVEALADENTVAIVITNPNNPCGTVYTYEHLSKIAGTANKLGMLVISDEVYGHLVYGSTPFVPMGVFGDTVPILTLGAISKRWAVPGWRFGWIAICDPKCILKETKVFHSLTSFKMLTTDPATFVQGSIPHIMKNTHDEFFSKIIRLLKECAEICYSEIKEIKCITCPCKAEGSFFMMVKLDISQLSDISDDVDFCRKLAKEESVMVLPGTALGIENWLRITFASDPAKLKQGLERIKSFCLRHQSHVN from the exons ATGGagggcggcgggagcagcaggAGATGGCGCTTCGCGTCGCCGAACCCGgccgtggcggccgccggggagcgGAGCATCCAGAGGCACCTCCGCGACCTGCACGGCTGCCTGGACGAGCGCGGCCCGCGGCCCGTGATCCCGCTCAGCCACGGGGACCCCTCATCGTCCCTCTCCTTCCGCACCGCTCCCGAGGCGGTggaggccgtcgccgccgccctcctctccGGTGATTTCGACGGCTACGCGTCCCGCGACACGAATCTCGCAGCTTGCCG AGCTGTTGCAGAGTACTTATCGTGTGATTTGCCTTACAAGCTTTCCCCTGATGATGTTCTCCTCACTTCTGGATGTACCCAAGCTATCGAGACTGTGATGTCTGTTCTTGGCCAACAAGGTTTCAATATATTGCTCCCAAGGCCTGGTTACCCAAAACATGAAGCACATGCAGTGTTTCATAAGATGGAAGTACGCCATTATGATCTTGTTCCAGAGAGGGGTTGGGAGGTCGACCTGGAAGCTGTTGAAGCTCTTGCAGATGAGAATACTGTTGCAATAGTGATTACTAATCCCAACAACCCTTGTGGCACTGTGTATACTTACGAGCATTTGTCCAAG ATTGCAGGTACAGCAAACAAGCTTGGTATGTTAGTCATTTCTGATGAGGTCTATGGGCATCTTGTCTATGGTAGCACTCCTTTTGTGCCAATGGGTGTTTTTGGGGATACTGTTCCAATACTCACACTTGGAGCTATATCAAAGAGATGGGCAGTACCTGGCTGGAGATTTGGCTGGATAGCAATTTGTGACCCTAAATGTATTCTGAAAGAAACCAAG GTTTTTCATTCACTGACAAGCTTCAAAATGCTAACAACAGATCCTGCAACATTTGTTCAG GGATCTATTCCTCATATTATGAAGAACACACATGATGAGTTCTTTAGCAAGATTATCAGGTTGTTAAAGGAGTGCGCAGAAATATGCTACAGCGAAATAAAGGAAATCAAGTGTATTACCTGTCCCTGCAAAGCAGAAGGATCATTTTTTATGATG GTGAAACTAGACATATCACAGTTGTCAGACATTAGTGATGACGTCGATTTCTGTAGAAAGTTGGCAAAGGAGGAATCAGTCATGGTGTTGCCTG GGACTGCCTTAGGCATTGAGAACTGGCTGCGCATAACCTTTGCTTCGGATCCAGCAAAACTGAAGCAAGGACTTGAAAGGATCAAGTCCTTTTGCCTGAGGCATCAGTCACATGTCAATTAA